One part of the Neisseria zalophi genome encodes these proteins:
- a CDS encoding lytic transglycosylase domain-containing protein, translated as MKKYLYVLLFASTVASAAPYSQYKALVEKHAAAQGLDANLVWAVIARESGGNRYALSKKNARGLMQVIPPTAARMGVNPKHLYSPEHNIIAGTRYLKFLSNRYNGNLDLILAGYNAGEGAVDKYKGIPPYRETQNYVRLVRKRYAQLSGNSNYAPSSSDATAIRASYQVKPVVKNRLVSDEHKMSEVTTKKFAEWDVFQEF; from the coding sequence ATGAAAAAATATTTATATGTATTGCTTTTCGCTTCAACGGTAGCTAGTGCCGCTCCGTATTCCCAATATAAAGCACTTGTTGAAAAGCATGCTGCTGCACAAGGGTTAGATGCAAACTTGGTGTGGGCCGTAATAGCCCGTGAAAGTGGAGGCAACCGTTATGCGCTATCAAAAAAAAATGCACGAGGATTAATGCAAGTTATACCACCCACAGCAGCAAGAATGGGCGTTAATCCAAAACATCTTTATAGCCCTGAACATAATATTATAGCTGGTACGCGCTACTTGAAATTTTTAAGTAACCGCTATAACGGAAATCTCGACTTGATACTTGCCGGCTATAACGCGGGTGAGGGGGCGGTTGATAAATACAAAGGAATACCTCCTTACCGTGAAACACAAAACTACGTCAGGTTGGTTCGTAAACGTTATGCACAGTTAAGTGGCAACTCTAATTACGCACCTTCTTCATCTGATGCAACGGCAATTCGTGCATCTTATCAAGTTAAACCTGTCGTTAAAAATAGGCTTGTGTCTGATGAACATAAAATGTCTGAAGTAACTACGAAAAAATTCGCTGAGTGGGATGTTTTTCAAGAATTTTAA
- a CDS encoding VirB3 family type IV secretion system protein: MSNDIIDVDDELPAYRGLERTATFAGMPMVPVVMVTAIPLVVAMILLPFFKVKAFLVLLFSLPCLAFIYTQTQQDDQALRIIGLSTLSALRRRNYRLFGKTNTILGSKYGRQRNDYQRLFEQSVEKTERTGR; the protein is encoded by the coding sequence ATGAGTAACGACATCATAGATGTGGATGATGAGTTACCAGCATACCGGGGTCTTGAGCGAACGGCGACTTTTGCCGGTATGCCAATGGTTCCGGTTGTAATGGTAACGGCCATTCCACTCGTTGTAGCGATGATTCTGCTACCTTTCTTCAAAGTGAAAGCATTTTTAGTTTTGCTTTTTTCTTTGCCCTGTTTGGCTTTTATTTACACGCAAACGCAGCAAGACGATCAGGCCTTGCGTATTATAGGCTTGTCCACGTTAAGTGCATTACGCCGCCGTAATTATCGACTGTTTGGGAAAACCAATACGATTTTAGGCAGCAAATACGGAAGACAGAGAAATGATTATCAACGATTATTTGAACAAAGTGTTGAAAAAACAGAGAGGACAGGAAGATAG
- a CDS encoding VirB4 family type IV secretion/conjugal transfer ATPase, protein MIINDYLNKVLKKQRGQEDSLPRYKQHISKNVVLMENNRVAFTIRLEGTHFEGVDDSSIVVQYLNLNKTLAALGKDKSSRLGLWFTHHHKKIDFGRHYDFRTTFTRNFADKYMDKFKKTDYFENIYYITAILRYEDMDDAVEEAEELIEKLMEYLQGYDPYVLKAYYNESGILFSEFYEFIGMLSNGTYEPIPMGTANAYRTIPSADLHFGSELLEMRCSDKTRYATLYDLKEFGQTKAKIMVNTLALPCEFIFTQSLTYIRPAKMMKQIDDQLNKLESVGDMAESQHLELLEAKGHLAAGDLMFGEYHGALVVFGDTPKKAYSNGQTVAARFLSSGGFRFIRASLSAEFTFFSQFPGANTKPRPFPKATTNIAASFPMFNYEHGKSRGNPLGDGSAVMPLKTAGDTLYDFNFHYTDPNEAVTKGEYPAGHTLLMGKTGTGKTTAQTALLSFAERFDPYIFAMDKDKGMEIFIRAIGGTYFPIDAGIPTGLNPFQWPDSPKLRDFLYDLVGSCVRQQNKENTAEEQKQIQMAVDTVMNLDFKHRRMGALLHSIAPSTEDNSLFTRLEVWCGKGRFAWCLDNPQNQFNPDEFYRVGFDLTDILKPDYRPTEPILACMFYMKNIMLERVAKNRGILATVIEEFWLPAKYPTTQEFIVDGLKTDRKLGGFLVLVTQSPKDTINSPIFDTVVEQTVTKVLLPNPSAEYEANYQRLGLTEKEFYELKRLGEKSRQFLVKQNLCSSIATLNLSGMSDEIAVLSGNAANVHIMHKAIKLCASEHPDVWLPVFHEMRKEAKAEKEKQDMQHHAV, encoded by the coding sequence ATGATTATCAACGATTATTTGAACAAAGTGTTGAAAAAACAGAGAGGACAGGAAGATAGCCTACCGCGTTATAAACAGCACATTAGTAAAAACGTTGTTTTGATGGAAAATAACCGGGTTGCTTTTACCATCCGCCTTGAAGGGACACACTTTGAAGGTGTGGATGATTCAAGTATTGTTGTTCAATATCTAAATTTGAATAAAACATTAGCAGCTTTAGGAAAAGATAAAAGCAGCCGCCTTGGCCTTTGGTTTACTCATCATCACAAAAAAATCGACTTCGGCCGCCATTATGATTTTCGCACTACTTTCACTCGCAATTTTGCGGATAAGTATATGGATAAATTTAAAAAAACGGATTATTTTGAAAATATCTACTACATAACGGCTATCCTTCGATATGAAGATATGGATGATGCGGTAGAAGAGGCTGAAGAGTTGATTGAAAAACTAATGGAGTACCTGCAAGGATACGATCCCTATGTACTGAAAGCTTACTACAACGAATCGGGAATATTGTTCTCAGAGTTTTATGAGTTTATCGGTATGTTATCCAACGGTACCTATGAACCTATTCCTATGGGAACAGCAAATGCTTATCGCACCATTCCTTCGGCAGACCTTCACTTTGGCTCAGAACTTTTGGAAATGCGCTGTTCAGACAAAACACGTTATGCTACTTTGTATGATTTGAAAGAGTTTGGTCAGACAAAAGCAAAAATCATGGTTAATACATTAGCCTTGCCATGTGAATTCATTTTTACTCAAAGCTTGACTTATATCCGTCCTGCCAAAATGATGAAGCAAATTGATGACCAACTAAATAAGTTGGAATCAGTAGGAGATATGGCTGAAAGCCAGCACCTTGAGTTACTCGAAGCCAAAGGGCATTTGGCTGCCGGAGATTTAATGTTTGGAGAATATCACGGTGCTTTAGTCGTTTTTGGGGATACACCCAAAAAAGCTTACTCAAACGGGCAAACCGTAGCCGCCCGCTTCTTAAGTTCAGGCGGTTTTCGTTTTATTCGGGCATCACTTTCGGCTGAATTTACTTTTTTCAGCCAATTTCCAGGAGCAAATACCAAACCTAGACCGTTTCCTAAAGCTACAACCAATATTGCTGCTTCATTTCCCATGTTTAATTACGAACATGGAAAAAGCCGTGGCAATCCATTAGGCGACGGATCAGCGGTGATGCCTCTTAAAACTGCAGGTGATACGCTTTACGACTTCAATTTCCACTATACAGATCCAAATGAAGCGGTGACAAAGGGAGAGTATCCAGCCGGTCATACCCTATTAATGGGGAAAACAGGTACAGGTAAAACAACTGCCCAAACTGCCTTATTAAGTTTTGCCGAACGTTTTGATCCATATATTTTTGCGATGGATAAAGATAAAGGCATGGAGATCTTCATTCGTGCCATTGGAGGTACTTATTTTCCTATTGATGCGGGAATTCCGACTGGTCTTAATCCATTCCAATGGCCCGACTCACCCAAATTGCGTGATTTCTTATACGATTTAGTCGGTTCGTGTGTTCGTCAGCAAAATAAGGAAAATACAGCAGAAGAGCAGAAACAGATTCAAATGGCGGTAGATACCGTTATGAATTTGGATTTTAAACACCGGCGTATGGGCGCGTTGTTACATTCTATAGCCCCTAGTACTGAAGACAACAGCTTGTTTACTCGACTCGAAGTTTGGTGCGGAAAGGGTCGTTTTGCGTGGTGCTTAGATAATCCTCAAAATCAGTTCAATCCTGATGAGTTTTACCGTGTAGGATTTGATTTGACGGATATTTTAAAACCTGATTATCGACCAACGGAACCTATTCTCGCTTGTATGTTTTACATGAAAAACATCATGCTAGAGCGAGTAGCAAAAAATCGCGGTATTTTGGCTACCGTAATTGAAGAGTTCTGGTTACCAGCAAAATACCCGACCACACAAGAATTTATTGTTGATGGATTGAAAACGGATCGTAAATTAGGTGGTTTCCTGGTGCTTGTAACACAATCCCCAAAGGATACTATCAATTCGCCCATTTTTGATACTGTGGTGGAGCAAACAGTTACCAAAGTTCTTTTGCCTAATCCATCTGCCGAGTATGAAGCTAATTACCAGCGTCTTGGATTAACAGAAAAAGAATTTTACGAACTAAAACGACTAGGTGAGAAATCTAGACAGTTTTTGGTTAAACAGAACCTTTGCAGTTCGATCGCTACACTTAACCTTTCGGGGATGAGTGATGAAATCGCGGTATTGTCAGGCAATGCGGCAAACGTTCATATCATGCACAAGGCAATTAAACTTTGCGCTAGTGAACATCCTGATGTATGGCTGCCAGTGTTTCATGAAATGAGGAAGGAGGCGAAAGCCGAAAAAGAGAAACAAGATATGCAGCATCATGCTGTATAA
- a CDS encoding type IV secretion system protein, with protein MTLRNLKIKAIAVLVSTGLMTVSMPMSIAGGIPVFDGAAVAQAIQQGVQMAEQIQNQIKQLQELKNQVKALTGSRNLGEFAKNTALDHVPDEWKAVYGDIKNLDTSTIIGKDRYKQSNATDALINSYKQASKAVFDTQKRIDVIQKLAQQINLTQDAKAAADLQNRISIEQSRIATNQVMLDMTMKMAEQQEKIQTAQQQNIIACQIKAKGRSAQKACGSI; from the coding sequence ATGACCTTACGCAATTTAAAAATAAAAGCTATTGCAGTTTTGGTATCTACAGGATTAATGACTGTTTCGATGCCTATGTCCATTGCCGGTGGTATCCCTGTATTTGATGGTGCGGCAGTTGCCCAAGCCATTCAGCAAGGAGTGCAAATGGCTGAGCAAATACAAAACCAGATCAAACAACTACAAGAGCTTAAAAACCAAGTTAAAGCTTTGACTGGTAGTCGTAATTTAGGGGAGTTTGCAAAAAATACTGCCCTTGACCATGTGCCTGATGAGTGGAAAGCCGTTTACGGCGACATTAAAAATTTAGATACATCAACAATTATAGGTAAAGATCGCTATAAGCAAAGCAATGCCACTGACGCTTTAATCAACAGTTATAAACAGGCTTCAAAAGCAGTTTTTGATACTCAAAAACGTATTGATGTGATTCAAAAGTTGGCCCAACAAATCAATCTGACACAAGATGCCAAAGCAGCAGCTGATTTACAGAATCGTATTTCGATTGAGCAGTCAAGAATTGCAACAAATCAAGTCATGTTGGACATGACTATGAAGATGGCCGAGCAGCAAGAAAAAATCCAAACGGCTCAGCAACAAAATATAATTGCCTGTCAAATCAAAGCTAAAGGCCGTTCTGCTCAGAAAGCATGTGGTTCTATTTAA
- a CDS encoding type IV secretion system protein, which yields MSDASGKSTFFVDMTQFVTVNMGTSLFESAGNFISSIAPVFSTMFGLYLLMVMFSYWQGGGVDEMFVDFVKRMIVCCFLVILAFNATHYHELANLIYVLPDDLAKAFGSVEYSGGALDKIVDDVNTVTDELAFQKSRLNILDVGTRFDYTLVIYSIEIFMGILLTVGFAFYLLSKISLAMVLMIGPLFIGFGLFPATRQYSMNWVGQCLNYLFTIVLFSVLGSMMLTFIKDYVDIMGADNIAAASSLAMLLVLITILFIIVCFFIPQIASALTGGGAIQGSMRTIYNVTRKGLAKIDHGTRKSGVAAKNVWNKNRSGGSIKKS from the coding sequence ATGTCTGACGCATCTGGAAAATCAACATTTTTTGTTGATATGACACAATTTGTTACCGTGAACATGGGCACCAGTTTGTTTGAATCTGCTGGAAATTTTATTTCAAGTATAGCACCTGTTTTTTCAACGATGTTTGGTTTGTACCTTTTGATGGTGATGTTTTCATATTGGCAGGGAGGTGGTGTTGATGAAATGTTCGTTGACTTTGTAAAGCGAATGATTGTATGTTGTTTTTTAGTCATTTTAGCCTTCAATGCTACTCATTACCACGAACTTGCTAATCTTATTTATGTCTTACCTGATGATTTGGCAAAAGCATTCGGAAGTGTGGAGTACTCTGGTGGTGCATTAGATAAAATTGTGGATGATGTAAATACAGTCACAGACGAACTTGCTTTTCAAAAGAGCAGGCTTAATATTTTAGATGTCGGCACAAGGTTCGATTACACTCTTGTTATTTACAGCATTGAAATTTTTATGGGAATTCTTCTAACTGTTGGATTTGCCTTCTATTTGCTATCAAAAATTTCTCTTGCAATGGTTCTTATGATAGGTCCGTTGTTTATCGGTTTCGGTTTATTTCCTGCTACTCGCCAATACAGCATGAACTGGGTTGGACAGTGTTTAAATTATCTATTTACTATTGTCTTATTTTCGGTGCTTGGCTCAATGATGTTAACTTTTATTAAAGATTATGTTGATATAATGGGAGCAGATAATATTGCTGCAGCATCATCGTTAGCTATGTTATTAGTTTTAATAACTATTCTTTTTATTATTGTTTGCTTCTTTATACCTCAAATAGCATCTGCGCTGACAGGTGGGGGAGCTATACAAGGCTCTATGCGAACAATTTACAATGTAACGCGTAAAGGATTGGCTAAGATTGATCACGGTACAAGAAAATCTGGAGTCGCTGCGAAGAATGTATGGAATAAAAATCGTAGTGGAGGAAGTATAAAAAAATCCTAA
- a CDS encoding DUF3568 family protein, whose protein sequence is MNNKKLIVSLLFSISICLTGCAALNDGLAQINSTLGEINGGLSGSSSKPISDKQTAVYALKNMQISETSAFNGTGYGKGLRLTGEAYNKTSKLVRLNLSIPIYDKGGFREGSLGGEITLSPKEKQRFEFDTPSAIPEGGKLDLNKFKVSQEKF, encoded by the coding sequence ATGAACAATAAGAAGTTGATAGTATCTCTTCTGTTTTCTATTTCAATTTGTTTGACCGGTTGTGCCGCTCTAAATGATGGTTTAGCGCAGATAAATAGCACTCTAGGAGAAATTAATGGGGGCTTATCTGGGTCATCAAGTAAGCCCATTTCTGATAAACAAACTGCCGTTTATGCTTTAAAAAATATGCAAATATCAGAAACATCCGCTTTTAATGGAACCGGTTATGGTAAAGGGCTTCGCCTAACCGGTGAGGCATACAACAAAACAAGTAAACTGGTAAGATTGAATCTTTCTATCCCCATCTACGATAAAGGTGGATTCCGTGAAGGCTCTTTAGGTGGTGAGATTACTCTTTCACCAAAAGAGAAACAACGGTTTGAATTCGATACCCCATCAGCTATACCTGAAGGCGGAAAACTGGATTTGAATAAATTCAAAGTTTCCCAAGAAAAATTTTGA
- a CDS encoding virB8 family protein, giving the protein MGLFRKKDKVRKTNTKEQKPKTPYKESIDFIKAAKEFEKSENDNIRKREKIAWVVAGAAGLITVASVFAVAAMQPLVRVEPYIMLVDMNTGKTNVITTLDHKTLSNNKELNKHFLGSYVKNREGYDWYTIQTTYDTVIAMSGPQEQAQFTKPFQDEVGPDKVLADKYRVKVDINSISFVGETAQVRFTKTTLPVTPSSGDAPATQHLIATIAYHYANPPLNEEEREYNPTGFIVDSYQVEVENSQ; this is encoded by the coding sequence ATGGGATTATTCCGCAAAAAAGATAAAGTTAGAAAAACTAATACAAAAGAGCAAAAGCCGAAAACACCTTATAAAGAAAGTATCGACTTTATTAAGGCAGCCAAAGAGTTTGAAAAATCAGAAAACGACAACATCCGTAAACGTGAAAAAATAGCATGGGTTGTCGCCGGTGCAGCTGGATTAATTACAGTAGCATCTGTCTTTGCTGTAGCAGCTATGCAGCCGCTTGTACGAGTTGAACCTTACATTATGCTAGTGGATATGAACACTGGTAAAACCAATGTGATTACTACATTAGATCATAAAACTTTATCCAATAATAAAGAGTTAAATAAACACTTTTTAGGTAGTTATGTGAAGAATCGTGAAGGGTATGACTGGTATACGATTCAGACCACTTACGATACTGTAATTGCGATGAGTGGACCACAAGAGCAAGCTCAATTTACGAAGCCTTTCCAAGATGAAGTAGGGCCTGATAAAGTTCTTGCTGATAAATATAGAGTAAAAGTAGATATTAATTCTATTTCATTTGTCGGCGAAACTGCACAGGTCCGCTTTACTAAGACAACATTACCCGTCACTCCCTCATCGGGAGACGCCCCTGCAACACAACACTTAATCGCTACAATTGCGTATCACTATGCTAATCCACCGTTGAATGAAGAAGAACGGGAATA